A stretch of the bacterium genome encodes the following:
- a CDS encoding DUF2723 domain-containing protein has protein sequence MGKKKTKKKKNTSTFWQNIFSLKEDIISIKPFDSTEYICGIIVFLAIFLIYLKTLTPDIGFHDSGDMIPASFHLGICHPPGYPFYNLVGKTFSTLLPIGNIAYRFNLMSAIFASLACMMVYFITLKVGSRKWEVGSKENKLITHLLSFIPAVVASFMLAFAVTFWEQAVIAEKYALNALFATLLIFILLKWAEVVTTERGAERTEGKTQNYLYLFAFTFGLSFTHHMQTIYLVPASIFFIIAVCYKYKISSLFTLYSLFKLSCIFILPLFLYLYLPIRAAFHPPLNWGDPITLPRFMDYITLKAYAHFFVSSPQVWLQNLKHHLTHFFTHQFTLWIVWLGVIGLILLIVKRKITGLFLLLILLTDIAASIRYGISNIEDYYIPGFIIFSIFIGYGIMSIGKLLSSVVRSPLIITPFIFLPIIPYTTHHFHCNHSNYFFAHDLAVSLLKNLDTNAGLFLKGDVNGFPVWYLHYVENTRRDVALIDTPFLFQDWYAQEIKYKYPELEFNLYPTQGTELGKARFDEILINNFNKRPFYQYSDEPMPKGFTTIPVWFFLKILKTDTSNVTILKELEKGATEMVLRGVDKLEVSKDAKAFDVIRNCAGGYNNRGNNYLSMGMNDEAIEELKKSANIDSNLPIVYYNLGRAYSNKKMVNEAIVNFKKAVELNPNFKDIHRTIGGLYENIGKIDNAIFEYLQEAKAFPSVELYTTLARLYYGKKQIDRVIEQCQNILQLEPDNYEARKNLASLYFTQKRFPDAQRELTTLLSKYPNDSYAQNMLMTIQKTP, from the coding sequence ATGGGGAAGAAAAAAACTAAAAAGAAAAAAAATACATCAACTTTCTGGCAAAATATTTTTAGTCTAAAAGAAGATATTATCTCGATAAAACCATTTGATTCCACAGAATATATTTGTGGGATTATTGTGTTTTTAGCTATTTTTTTGATTTATTTGAAAACCCTTACACCAGATATAGGATTTCATGATTCAGGAGATATGATACCTGCTTCTTTTCATCTTGGCATCTGTCATCCCCCCGGCTATCCTTTTTATAACCTTGTGGGAAAGACATTTTCAACACTCCTGCCCATAGGTAATATTGCGTATCGGTTCAATTTAATGTCCGCTATCTTTGCCTCTTTAGCGTGTATGATGGTGTATTTTATTACTTTAAAAGTAGGAAGTAGGAAGTGGGAAGTAGGAAGTAAAGAGAATAAACTCATCACTCATCTCTTATCCTTCATCCCTGCGGTGGTAGCAAGTTTTATGTTAGCATTTGCCGTTACCTTCTGGGAACAGGCAGTAATCGCCGAAAAATATGCTCTGAATGCCTTATTTGCCACATTGCTAATCTTCATCTTACTAAAGTGGGCAGAAGTAGTAACTACGGAGCGTGGAGCAGAGAGAACAGAGGGAAAAACTCAAAACTATCTTTACCTCTTCGCCTTCACCTTTGGCTTATCCTTCACCCACCATATGCAAACAATCTACCTGGTCCCGGCAAGTATATTTTTCATCATCGCAGTTTGTTATAAATATAAAATATCTTCACTCTTCACTCTTTACTCTTTATTTAAACTTTCTTGTATATTCATCCTGCCATTATTTCTATATTTGTATCTTCCTATCCGTGCCGCTTTTCATCCACCACTCAACTGGGGAGACCCAATAACACTTCCTCGATTTATGGATTACATCACCTTAAAGGCTTATGCTCATTTTTTTGTCTCCTCTCCACAAGTCTGGTTGCAAAACCTCAAACATCATCTAACCCACTTTTTTACCCATCAATTTACCTTATGGATTGTCTGGTTAGGAGTGATAGGATTGATCTTACTGATTGTCAAAAGAAAAATTACTGGTTTATTTTTACTTTTGATTCTTTTGACGGATATTGCCGCATCTATTCGATACGGTATTTCTAACATAGAGGATTACTACATTCCTGGTTTTATCATTTTCAGTATTTTTATTGGGTATGGAATTATGAGTATTGGAAAACTACTCTCATCTGTGGTCCGTAGTCCATTGATTATAACTCCGTTTATTTTTCTTCCCATCATTCCTTATACCACGCATCATTTTCATTGTAACCACTCTAATTATTTCTTTGCCCATGATTTAGCGGTAAGTTTATTAAAAAATTTAGATACAAATGCCGGGCTTTTCTTGAAAGGGGATGTAAATGGTTTTCCGGTATGGTATCTTCATTATGTAGAGAATACCCGCAGGGATGTAGCTTTGATAGATACACCATTTTTATTTCAGGATTGGTATGCTCAGGAGATAAAATACAAATATCCGGAACTGGAATTTAACCTTTATCCAACACAAGGCACAGAATTAGGCAAAGCAAGGTTTGATGAAATCTTGATAAATAATTTTAATAAGCGACCTTTTTATCAATATTCAGACGAACCTATGCCCAAAGGTTTTACAACTATACCAGTTTGGTTTTTCCTGAAGATATTAAAGACTGACACCTCCAATGTAACGATATTAAAAGAATTAGAAAAAGGTGCAACGGAAATGGTTTTGCGTGGCGTAGATAAGTTAGAGGTTTCAAAAGATGCAAAGGCGTTTGATGTCATTCGCAATTGTGCGGGAGGATATAACAATCGGGGAAATAACTATCTAAGTATGGGGATGAATGATGAGGCAATTGAAGAACTTAAAAAATCAGCTAATATTGACTCCAATTTACCCATAGTCTATTACAATCTTGGTCGGGCTTATTCTAATAAAAAAATGGTAAATGAGGCGATTGTTAATTTCAAAAAGGCGGTTGAATTAAATCCCAATTTTAAAGATATTCACCGCACCATCGGAGGACTTTATGAAAATATAGGCAAAATCGATAATGCAATATTTGAGTATCTTCAAGAGGCAAAAGCCTTTCCCTCAGTTGAATTATACACCACATTAGCGCGACTTTATTATGGAA